GGAGGCCGGTGGCATAGAGGACCGGCTTCTCATCGGCGACAACCTGTGGGGTCCGGTGCTCCGCCTGGGCGACGCCAACGGCGATGGGCGGCCGGAGCGTATGCTGGTGGAGCGCAACGGGACCTTTCTGCGAGTCTGGGACTACTATCCCGGCGGGGGCACCGCGGACGTTGTGGGCAACGGGCCCTATTGGCGGAACTTCGTCGCCGCTAACCTGGACGGACCGGGCGTCCAGCTTCGGCCGCGCCTGAGGGTTCCGGATTACGTCAGCCTCTTCTATCACTTGAGCGCGGCAAGGGGCACGTCGGAGACCATAGCGATAGAGAACGTGGGCAGCGGTTCCTTCAACTGGATCGCGGTGATGGGCGCCTGCCCCTGGCTCAACGCCTCTCGCCTGGTGGGTACGGCCGGACAGACCATCACCTTCAGTGTCGTGAGCGCCTTTCTCCCTGGCACCACGCCTGGTACCACTGCCACCTGTCCGGTAGGTGTGCAGGCCACCGCCACGGACGGAGGTATCGTCTTGGAGAACAACCAGGCGGTCACGGTATCGCTTCTGCTGGTCTCCAACCTGCGGACCACGCGTCTGCCTCTGGTATTCCGTTAGTGTCCGGACGATAACCAACAAGAAAGAGGAGTTAGTGATGGCCAAGCATTTTCAGTGTGGTTACTGCGACTACGTTGCCCGAGGCGAGACGGACGAGGAGGTCCTTGCCGACATCGCCCGACACAACCGCGAGGCGCACGACATGCAGATGACGGAGGAAGTGCGCCAGCGCGTCCTCGCCGGCATCGAGGAGGAGTAACCCGCACCACCAGTATTGCCGGAGGATCGGGAACCTCGTTCTCCGATCCTCCGCGTTCCTAGGCAGGCGCTTCCTCACCCTGATACAATGCGGCCAACCCTGGCATCAGCAGGAGCAGCTAATGCAGTACCGTCGATTGGGGCGCACCGACCTGACCGTCTCCGTTCTAGGCCTGGGTTGCTGGGCGTTCGGAGGTGGTCCCTACTGGGGCGACCGCGACGAAGGGAGATCCATCGAGACTATCAGGACTGCCTTCGAGGTGGGGGTCAACTTCTTCGATACCGCCGAAGGCTACGGCGATGGTCACTCGGAGGCCGTACTGGGCCGCGCCCTGGTCGGGCGCCGTCAACAGGCCATCATAGCCACCAAAGTGAGTTCCGGACACTTGGCTGCCGAGGACCTGCGGCGCGCTTGCGAGGCCAGCCTACGCCGGCTACAGACCGACTACATAGACCTGTACCAGATTCACTGGCCCAGCCGAGAGGTCCCCATGGAAGAGACCCTGGCGACTCTGAAGGGCTTGCGGGATGAGGGCAAAGTCCGGGCGCTCGGAGTGAGCAACTTCGGGCCCCAAGACCTGCGCGAAGCCCTCTCGGTAGGGCGGATCGAGTCCAATCAGCTGCCTTACTCGTTGCTGTGGCGGGCTATCGAGTACGAGATCCAGGACCTTTGCCTGGCGAACGACGTGAGCATCCTGTGCTACAGCCCTCTGGCTCAGGGGCTGCTCACCGGGCGATGGCGGACCGCTGACGAGGTGCCTCAGGGCCGCGCTGTCACCCGATTCTACTCCTGCGAGCGTCCCGGAGTGCGCCACGGCGAGCCAGGGGTGGAGGCGGAGACGTTTGAGGCCATAGCCGAGATCGAGCGAATCGCGAACGAGTTGGCCGAGCCCATGGCCAACCTGGCTCTGGCCTGGCTACAGCATCAGCCTGGCGTTGCCTCGGTACTGGCCGGCGCTGGCAGTCCGGCTCAGCTGCGGATGAACGCCCAGGCAGCCGACCTGAAGCTGGATGCGGACGTCCTGGATCGCCTCGACCAGGCGACCCAGGGGCTCAAGGCTCGGTTGGGGCCAAACCCCGACATGTGGCAATCGACGTCGCGCTATCGCTAGATCCGCCCCGGCCACACCTCCGGTACGGGAGGAAGTGTCAGCGAGGTGGCAAACATGGGCCGCAACCGAGACTACCTGCCCGAAGGCATCGAGGTGCCGGAGACGTTTGCCGGCGAAGAACGACTGCGCCAGTGGTTCATCACCGGGGTGCACGACGGCATAGACGAGATGGGCCTGCCCAGCGAGAACGGCTTCAGTCACAGCCACGAGCCCGATGCCTGGCAGGCGTATCGGGCCGGGTATGAAGCGGGGCGGCGCTGGCGCCGCGAACCTCCTGACACCCTCATGGAGGAAGACGAGCCTCGCTAGTACGCGCGCCTGGCGGGGGTGCGCCTGCCCTACCACTGGAAGTCGGGCCGCGGCACTCCGGCCTGCGTGGCTTTCTCCCAGGCCCACGCTCGCAGATGCCCGAGGAGTTGGCGCGCCTAGGCGCGCAAGGGCCCCAGCACCAAACGGTCCCGCGTGAGTACCTGAGGATGCCGACGCTTCGGAAGTGGCTTGCGCGCACCAGGCCGCAACACCTTGCTCGGCCGGCCGGACGGGCTCCGCGCTTCGCCAAATCTCGAGGAGTTCGCGCGCCCACGCGCGAGAGGGTCGTGGCGGGCTGCTGCTCTGCCCGGGCTCGCCTCGCTGAGCTTGAGTGGCTGCGCCCCCAGTTGGCAGAAGCTTGGGACCGAGGGGACGAGTGGATTGGGCAGGCAGTCCTGTGAGGCACACCCGAGTCAGGTGGCTTCTTCACAGGCTGTCAGGGCAGGCTCTCTGCCCAGTTGGGAGGGGGAGGCGATAGCACTCAGGTGCCACTTGAGGAGTCAGCGGCCCAGGCGTGGTAGGCACGCGGAGACAGCGCGTGTGAGCGCGGGCGCTTCGCGAGCGAAGGTACCTGGAGCGCGATCGGGGCTTGCTTCGGCAGCCTGACCGCACTGGAGTCCCTGAGCGGTGCTGCTGGGGCGAATGCTTCCCGCGATTCTGGGCTGTGACTCCAGTTGAAGCGCCTTGCCTTTGGCCCTATCATGGTACTGTCGGTGGGTACCTCCATATGTAGAGGGTGCCGGGAGCGATGCCGACTCATGGGGGGCACATGGCGTCAGTGGAAGAGGTGAGAGCTAAAGTCTCCGCGCGTATCTGGCAGTCCGTCGCTCAGAGTGGGGTGGAGCTGGCGGCTATACCCAGCGACCAACTACAGGTCTTGGTGGACGCCATCACCGACGGGGTGCTGGTGGCGGTGGACGAGGTGTTGGATGGTCTGTCAGCCGAGGGGGCCTCGGCCGATGAAGCCCCGACGGACGAGGGAGAGACGGTACTGTGGGCTGGGCGGCCGTTCCTCTCGCTGGTGGAGCACTATCTGGTGACCTCAGAACGCATCCGGATCACCCGAGGGCTGCTGGGGAAGGACCGCCAGGACATCGAGCTGGCGCGGCTGCAGGACATAGACCACAAACAGACCCTAGGCGAGCGCTTGCTCAATCTGGGCGACATCATAATCCACAGCCACGACCCGGCCCGTCCGCACGCAGTCCTGCGCAATGTCTCTGATCCGGTGGAGGTCCACGAGGTGATCCGCCGGGCGATGCTGGACGCGCGTCGGCGGCACCGCCACACCTTCCAGGAAGAGATGTAGGCATGGTAGACTGGCCCAATCCCGCGTCGGCTCTCTGGTGCCGCCGCCGGTCGGAGAAGGATGGGGCGGCTGACGAGGCTTGGCCGGACGCGGCTTGAGTGAGGAGGTGGGACTGCTGAAGCTCTAGGTCGCTTCACCGACAGCCTGGCAAGCTCGGCCGCGAGGATGCCGGCGATCCGGCAATGGACCGGACACGGTAGGCCCGCAACTGGGGATGTCCACCTGCTATCGGCATTGCTGAGGTCGCGCCCTCAGCGACGGGGGCGAGGCCCTAGGCAGACAGGAGGTTCCCATGAAAGAGGTCCGCTCTGAGATCGAGATTGACGCTTCTCCCGACCGGATTTGGCAGATTCTCACCAATTTCAGCGCCTATCCCGAGTGGAACCCCTTCATCACCCGGGCGAGTGGGGTCGCCAAGACGGACGCACGCCTCAGCATCCGCATAGAACCGCCGGGTGGGCGCGCCATGACCCTCAAGCCGCGAGTGCTCAGGACGGAACGGAACCGCGAACTGCGATGGCTGGGGCGGCTATGGGGAATCGGAGGCCTGTTCGAAGGCGAGCACGCACTCAGCATCCAGCCTCTGGATGGCGGCCGGGCGCGCGTCGTCCAGCAGGAGAGCTTCCGCGGGCTGCTGCTGCCTCTCCTCAAAGGAACGGTGGACGCCACGCAGAAGGGCCTGGAGGCCATGAATCAGGCCCTGAAAGCCAGGGCGGAGCAGTCGTCCGGCGGCTGAGGCCAAGGTGCCATGGTCTGCGGGAGCCAGGCCTCTCCTCCGCGCCGGAGCAGGCGTCGCCGACTGGCGCCACAGGCTTGGCTCCGACCGCATTTCCGCTCCTCTTTGAGCCGGTCTCGGCTGGCACGGAGCTCCTCTCCAGGCCGCTCCTGGGGCAGGCACGGTGGCCTGCCCCGTAGCAAATGGCGGGACCTGCGGGGGCCGGAGGAAGCCCTCCTCGCTGGTCTGGTTGAGTCCTTCGCTCCTGTGGCACGGCGCCGCGCGCACAGCTCGCTTCACGAGGAGAGGGGCAGGTGCACCCGGAAGGTACTGCCGCGGTTGAGCCTGCTCTCCACCTCCAGAGTGCCCTGGTGAGCTTCCACTATGCTGCGGACGATGTAGAGCCCCAGGCCGGTGCCTCCTCTGTCTTCCCCGGCCACGTTCCGGGCCCGGTAGAAGCGCTCGAAGACCCGGGGCAGATCCTCCTCCGGTATGCCAATACCGGTGTCCCGTACCTCGACTACGACCCCCGACTCGTCTGGCCTGGCTACTAGCGTCACCCGCCCGCCAGCCGGGGTGAACTTAACCGCATTGCCCAAGAGGTTGTCCAGGACCTGCCCCAAGCGTCTGGCATCCGCTACCAGAGGCGGCAGGGCTCGGTCCACTTCCAGCACCAGGGTGACCCCTCTATCGGCTGCCGCCGGGCGAACCTGCTCCACCGCCCTCTCTATCACCTCGGGGAGCGCGACTTGCTGCTTCTTTAGCGTGTAGCGCCCCGTTTCCATGCGGGACACATCCAGGAGATCGTTGATGAGCCACTCCAGTCGCTGGCTGCTCTCGTAGACCGTCTCCAGGAAGTCCCTCTGAAGCGGGCTCAGCTCCCCGGGGCCGCCGTCTAGCACGATCTCGGTGTAGCCCATGATGGCGGCCAGCGGCGATCTCAGCTCGTGGGAGACACTGGCCACGAACTCCGACTTCATCTGCTCCAGCTTGAGCCTTTCGGAGACGTCGCGCACCGAGCACACGTATCCCAGTCGCCGGCCCTCCTCGTCATCCAGGGGCGTGACCACACGTTCGGAGGGGAAGACGCTGCCATCTCGTCTGCGCATGGGGAACTCCGCCAGCATGAGGAATCCCTGAGCGGCCACCGCCTGGTCTCGAGTGCGGCAGAAGCTCGCGTGGGCTCCCTCATCTACGTGCAGCATGCCCATGCTGTTGCCCAGCATCTCCTCCCGCTGGTAGCCGAAGGTATCACAGGCTGCCTGATTGCAGTCCAGAATCACATCGCCATCGGCACTAGTGACAAAGATGGCGTCTCTGAGAGCGTCGAAAGTCCGCTGCAGGAGTCTCTGTGAGCGGCGCAGCTTCTTCTCTGCCTCGGTTCGCTCCGACACCTCCTGACGCAGCCGCAGGTTGGTGGCGAGCAACTGCGCCTCAGACGCTTGCACTCGCTCCAGCAGTGCCTGTCTCTGTCGTTCAGT
This genomic window from Anaerolineae bacterium contains:
- a CDS encoding PH domain-containing protein, giving the protein MASVEEVRAKVSARIWQSVAQSGVELAAIPSDQLQVLVDAITDGVLVAVDEVLDGLSAEGASADEAPTDEGETVLWAGRPFLSLVEHYLVTSERIRITRGLLGKDRQDIELARLQDIDHKQTLGERLLNLGDIIIHSHDPARPHAVLRNVSDPVEVHEVIRRAMLDARRRHRHTFQEEM
- a CDS encoding SRPBCC domain-containing protein, translated to MKEVRSEIEIDASPDRIWQILTNFSAYPEWNPFITRASGVAKTDARLSIRIEPPGGRAMTLKPRVLRTERNRELRWLGRLWGIGGLFEGEHALSIQPLDGGRARVVQQESFRGLLLPLLKGTVDATQKGLEAMNQALKARAEQSSGG
- a CDS encoding aldo/keto reductase, encoding MQYRRLGRTDLTVSVLGLGCWAFGGGPYWGDRDEGRSIETIRTAFEVGVNFFDTAEGYGDGHSEAVLGRALVGRRQQAIIATKVSSGHLAAEDLRRACEASLRRLQTDYIDLYQIHWPSREVPMEETLATLKGLRDEGKVRALGVSNFGPQDLREALSVGRIESNQLPYSLLWRAIEYEIQDLCLANDVSILCYSPLAQGLLTGRWRTADEVPQGRAVTRFYSCERPGVRHGEPGVEAETFEAIAEIERIANELAEPMANLALAWLQHQPGVASVLAGAGSPAQLRMNAQAADLKLDADVLDRLDQATQGLKARLGPNPDMWQSTSRYR
- a CDS encoding DUF1059 domain-containing protein, encoding MAKHFQCGYCDYVARGETDEEVLADIARHNREAHDMQMTEEVRQRVLAGIEEE